One window from the genome of Bacillus tianshenii encodes:
- a CDS encoding general stress protein, translated as MADKINRQQAGKKGGEATRKNHDKEFYQDIGEKGGEATRKNHNKEFYQDIGEKGGEATRKSHDKEFYQEIGEKGGEATRKSHDKEFYQEIGEKGGEATRKNHDKEFYEDIGKKGGRKSNPNN; from the coding sequence ATGGCAGACAAAATTAATCGTCAACAAGCAGGTAAAAAAGGCGGAGAGGCTACTCGCAAGAATCACGATAAAGAATTCTATCAAGATATCGGCGAAAAAGGCGGAGAGGCTACTCGCAAGAATCATAATAAAGAATTCTATCAAGATATCGGTGAAAAAGGCGGAGAGGCTACTCGCAAAAGTCACGATAAGGAATTCTACCAAGAGATTGGCGAAAAAGGCGGAGAAGCTACTCGTAAGAGCCACGATAAAGAATTCTACCAAGAGATTGGCGAAAAAGGCGGAGAAGCTACTCGTAAGAATCATGATAAAGAATTCTATGAAGACATCGGAAAAAAAGGCGGCCGTAAGAGCAATCCGAACAATTAA